One Desulfovibrio sp. genomic region harbors:
- the fdnG gene encoding formate dehydrogenase-N subunit alpha, which translates to MGICRRDFMKLAAASGVAVTFGGLGFDLTPAYAAAELVKLKGTKQTTSICCYCSVGCGLIVNTAQEGKGRAVNIEGDPDHPINQGSLCAKGASLYQLTENDRRIQKVMYRAPNSDKWQEKSWDWALTEIAKRIKATRDASFKEKNAKGQMVNRCEGIASVGSAALDNEECWIYQTFLRAMGLTYIEHQARICHSSTVPALAESFGRGAMTNHYIDIKNSDCVLIMGGNSAETHPVCFKWVTKAMQNGAPLIHVDPRFTRTSSKADIYAPLRSGTDIAFLGGMIKYILDNNLIFEEYVREYTNASFIVAPDFDFTDGLFSGFDEAARKYDKSKWAFALDDKGVPKRDMTLADPRCVFQLLKKHYSRYDLKNVSDVTGTPAEKLEEVYKAYTQTGKPEKSGTILYAMGWTQHTVGVQNIRTMCLIQLLLGNMGVAGGGVNALRGESNVQGSTDQGLLYHIIPGYLPTPRASNKTYDEYKALITPKSNDPKSLNWKQHQPKYMASLLKAMYKQAEPATSYDWLPKLDDGQDASWLVLFDQMLKGQFKGFFAWGMNPAASGANSHKTREALTKLDWMVNVNLFDNETGSFWKGPGMDPKKIKTEVFFLPAAVSTEKEGSITNSGRWMQWRYGGPKPLGQCKPDGDIIYELFMKVRDLYKKGKGAFPAPILGANIDDWGDGHTFDPHKVARLINGYYLKDVKGKAPDGSEIVYKAGTQVASFANLMDDGSTCSGDWVYCGSYTDTDKAKGNKAARRSIEQTPEQAKVGMFPNWSWSWPVNRRVIYNRASVNAQGVPYQPDKPVLAWDATGKKWTIDVVDGGGDPGAKHPFIMQQHGLGALFGPGLNDGPFPEHYEPMECPIPAHPFSKRLNNPAALIFPGEEAKRSSCDPRYPFVCTSIRVTEHWQTGLMTRWTPWLLEAEPQMFCEMSNELATLRGIKNGDKVLLENPRGQVWAMAMVTNRLKPMMVMGNKVHLVAIPWHYGWVWPKEGGESANLLTPSVGDANTGIPETKAFMVNVKKA; encoded by the coding sequence ATGGGAATCTGCCGTCGTGATTTTATGAAACTCGCCGCCGCAAGCGGCGTGGCCGTCACTTTCGGCGGGCTGGGGTTCGATCTGACCCCGGCCTATGCGGCAGCCGAGCTTGTGAAACTCAAAGGAACCAAGCAGACCACCTCGATCTGCTGCTATTGTTCGGTTGGCTGCGGGCTGATCGTGAACACCGCCCAGGAGGGCAAGGGCCGCGCCGTCAACATCGAGGGCGACCCCGACCATCCCATAAACCAAGGCTCCCTGTGCGCGAAAGGCGCGAGCCTGTACCAGCTCACCGAGAACGACCGGCGCATCCAGAAGGTGATGTACCGCGCTCCGAACAGCGACAAATGGCAGGAGAAATCCTGGGACTGGGCGCTTACTGAAATCGCCAAGCGCATCAAGGCCACGCGTGACGCATCCTTCAAGGAGAAGAACGCCAAGGGCCAGATGGTCAACCGCTGCGAAGGCATCGCCTCGGTGGGGTCGGCCGCCCTGGATAACGAGGAATGCTGGATCTACCAGACCTTCCTGCGAGCCATGGGGCTTACCTACATAGAACACCAGGCCCGCATCTGCCACAGCTCCACCGTGCCCGCCCTGGCCGAATCTTTCGGTCGCGGAGCCATGACCAACCACTACATCGACATCAAAAACAGCGACTGCGTCCTGATCATGGGCGGAAACTCCGCCGAGACACACCCGGTGTGCTTCAAGTGGGTGACCAAGGCCATGCAGAACGGTGCGCCCTTGATCCACGTTGACCCCAGGTTCACCAGGACCTCCTCCAAGGCGGACATCTACGCCCCCCTGCGTTCCGGCACGGACATCGCCTTTCTGGGCGGCATGATAAAGTACATCCTGGACAACAACCTGATCTTCGAGGAGTACGTCCGCGAATACACCAACGCGTCCTTCATAGTCGCCCCGGACTTCGACTTCACCGACGGGCTCTTCTCCGGATTCGACGAGGCCGCCCGGAAGTACGACAAAAGCAAATGGGCCTTTGCCCTGGACGACAAGGGCGTACCCAAGCGCGACATGACCCTGGCCGACCCGCGCTGCGTGTTCCAGCTGCTCAAGAAGCACTATTCCCGCTATGACCTGAAGAACGTTTCAGACGTCACCGGCACCCCGGCTGAAAAGCTGGAGGAAGTCTACAAGGCCTACACGCAGACCGGAAAGCCCGAGAAGTCCGGCACCATCCTCTACGCCATGGGATGGACCCAGCACACCGTTGGCGTGCAGAACATCCGGACCATGTGTCTGATTCAGCTGCTCCTGGGCAACATGGGCGTGGCTGGCGGAGGCGTGAACGCCCTCCGCGGCGAATCCAACGTCCAGGGCTCAACGGACCAGGGGCTCCTCTATCACATCATCCCCGGATACCTGCCCACGCCAAGGGCTTCCAACAAGACCTACGACGAATACAAGGCCTTGATCACTCCCAAGAGCAACGACCCCAAGAGCCTCAACTGGAAGCAGCACCAGCCCAAGTACATGGCAAGCCTTCTCAAGGCCATGTACAAGCAGGCCGAACCCGCCACGTCCTACGACTGGCTCCCCAAGCTGGACGACGGGCAGGACGCATCCTGGCTGGTGCTCTTCGACCAGATGCTCAAAGGGCAGTTCAAGGGTTTCTTCGCCTGGGGCATGAACCCGGCCGCCAGCGGCGCGAACTCCCACAAGACGCGCGAAGCCCTGACCAAGCTCGACTGGATGGTGAACGTCAACCTGTTCGACAACGAGACCGGCTCCTTCTGGAAAGGCCCGGGCATGGACCCGAAGAAAATCAAGACCGAGGTCTTCTTTCTGCCTGCGGCCGTATCCACCGAGAAGGAAGGTTCCATCACCAACTCGGGCCGCTGGATGCAGTGGCGCTACGGCGGCCCCAAACCCCTTGGCCAGTGCAAGCCCGACGGGGACATCATCTACGAACTCTTCATGAAGGTCCGCGACCTCTACAAAAAGGGCAAGGGAGCCTTCCCCGCGCCCATTCTGGGGGCCAACATCGACGACTGGGGCGACGGACACACCTTCGACCCCCACAAGGTTGCCCGGCTCATAAACGGCTACTACCTGAAAGACGTTAAGGGCAAAGCCCCGGACGGCTCGGAGATCGTGTACAAGGCCGGAACGCAGGTGGCCTCGTTCGCGAACTTGATGGACGACGGCTCCACCTGCTCGGGCGATTGGGTGTACTGCGGCTCCTACACCGACACGGACAAAGCCAAGGGCAACAAGGCCGCCCGCCGCTCCATCGAGCAGACCCCGGAACAGGCCAAGGTGGGCATGTTCCCCAACTGGTCCTGGTCCTGGCCGGTCAACCGGCGCGTCATCTACAACCGCGCTTCGGTCAACGCCCAGGGCGTACCCTACCAGCCGGACAAGCCCGTTCTGGCCTGGGACGCCACCGGAAAGAAGTGGACCATAGACGTGGTGGACGGTGGGGGCGATCCCGGCGCGAAGCACCCGTTCATCATGCAGCAGCACGGCCTGGGAGCCCTGTTCGGGCCGGGCTTGAACGACGGCCCCTTCCCGGAACACTACGAACCCATGGAATGCCCCATCCCGGCGCATCCGTTCTCCAAAAGGCTCAACAACCCCGCTGCGCTGATCTTCCCCGGCGAGGAGGCCAAACGCAGCTCCTGCGATCCGCGCTACCCCTTCGTGTGCACGTCCATCCGGGTCACCGAGCACTGGCAGACCGGGCTCATGACCCGCTGGACGCCCTGGCTGCTTGAGGCCGAGCCCCAGATGTTCTGCGAAATGAGCAACGAACTGGCCACGCTCAGGGGCATAAAAAACGGCGACAAGGTACTCCTGGAAAACCCCAGGGGGCAGGTGTGGGCCATGGCCATGGTCACCAACCGCCTGAAGCCCATGATGGTCATGGGCAACAAGGTCCATCTGGTCGCCATTCCCTGGCATTACGGCTGGGTGTGGCCCAAGGAAGGCGGCGAATCCGCCAACCTGCTCACCCCGTCGGTCGGCGACGCCAACACCGGCATCCCGGAA
- a CDS encoding aspartyl protease family protein, whose translation MNRSNLPIIVGFVALVIAAHAIGAYFIFRPPQQSLLPAEIVGSLGTAGFKLAQGIEKEPCNRTLINDLAGKLSRANHFSSVLSLYDSRVNLCGECKDLLPMVYDARMGLMQYKEALAVADEMVADYPSDPSVRGWRSRAKEKTGDTLGAYEDMLLALSLFSDPARVHAQVFYDTAKLAAKAGFPCEAANILRDFVAFDAHKRRTQQLDTLMKEWEKKGSCPKVQANGSAKVRYSTRNAAILVPVEVNGVQARMILDTGATMSLLTQGFAKRAGVEAVSKKGLLASTANGRTWVDGGLAETMSLGGASLKKVPLHVHGTPGDSLGEGVDGLLGLSFLGNFKASLNNGVLELSPLE comes from the coding sequence GTGAACCGCAGCAACCTCCCCATCATCGTAGGCTTTGTGGCCCTGGTCATAGCGGCTCATGCAATCGGTGCGTATTTCATCTTCAGGCCGCCCCAGCAGTCGCTCTTGCCAGCCGAAATCGTCGGCTCGCTCGGCACCGCCGGGTTCAAGCTGGCCCAGGGCATCGAGAAGGAGCCCTGCAACCGCACCCTTATTAACGATCTGGCCGGGAAGCTCAGCCGGGCCAACCATTTCTCGTCCGTGCTTTCCCTCTACGACAGCCGCGTAAACCTCTGCGGCGAATGCAAAGACCTCCTGCCTATGGTGTACGACGCCCGGATGGGTCTCATGCAGTACAAGGAGGCCCTGGCCGTAGCCGACGAGATGGTGGCCGACTACCCGAGCGACCCAAGCGTCCGGGGCTGGCGGTCACGCGCAAAGGAGAAGACCGGCGATACCCTGGGCGCCTACGAGGACATGCTCTTGGCCCTTTCGCTCTTTTCCGACCCGGCCCGGGTGCACGCCCAGGTGTTCTACGACACCGCAAAGCTGGCGGCCAAGGCCGGGTTCCCGTGCGAGGCGGCCAACATCCTGCGCGACTTCGTGGCCTTCGACGCCCACAAGCGGCGCACCCAGCAGCTGGATACCCTCATGAAGGAGTGGGAGAAGAAGGGCTCCTGCCCCAAGGTGCAGGCGAACGGCAGCGCCAAGGTGCGCTACAGCACGCGCAATGCGGCCATACTGGTGCCTGTGGAGGTGAACGGCGTCCAGGCCCGTATGATCCTGGACACCGGGGCCACCATGAGCCTCTTAACCCAGGGGTTCGCCAAGCGGGCCGGGGTGGAAGCGGTGAGTAAAAAGGGACTGCTTGCCTCCACTGCAAATGGCCGCACCTGGGTGGACGGCGGCCTGGCCGAAACCATGTCCCTGGGCGGGGCCAGCCTGAAAAAAGTGCCCCTTCACGTGCACGGAACACCCGGGGACTCGCTGGGCGAAGGTGTGGACGGGCTTCTCGGGCTTTCGTTTCTTGGAAACTTCAAGGCAAGCTTGAACAACGGGGTACTGGAGCTTTCGCCCCTGGAGTAG